From a single Ignavibacteria bacterium genomic region:
- a CDS encoding bifunctional phosphoribosyl-AMP cyclohydrolase/phosphoribosyl-ATP diphosphatase HisIE: protein MKNRIFETGLLDFKKMGGLIPAVITDYHSGQVLMVGFMNNEAVTQTISTGKVTFFSRTKGRLWTKGEESGNFLFVEEIIPDCDNDTLLIKAKPAGPVCHTGSHTCFGENEAIPFAFLDRLFSVIEERREKLPEGSYTTSLFKRGADRIIQKVGEEAVEVVIAAKNRNKEEIKNESADLLFHLLVLLSEQGINQGEVIETLMARHGR, encoded by the coding sequence ATGAAAAACAGAATTTTTGAAACAGGTTTATTGGATTTTAAGAAAATGGGCGGTCTGATCCCTGCCGTAATCACCGATTACCATTCAGGGCAGGTTCTTATGGTAGGATTCATGAACAATGAGGCTGTCACACAGACGATCTCAACAGGAAAGGTAACTTTTTTCAGCAGAACGAAGGGGAGACTCTGGACCAAAGGCGAAGAATCCGGAAATTTTCTATTTGTGGAAGAGATCATCCCTGACTGTGACAATGATACGCTCCTGATAAAAGCAAAACCGGCCGGTCCTGTCTGTCACACAGGTTCACACACCTGCTTTGGTGAAAATGAGGCAATCCCGTTTGCTTTTCTTGACAGGCTTTTCTCGGTAATCGAAGAGAGGAGAGAGAAGTTGCCGGAGGGGTCTTACACCACTTCCCTTTTTAAGAGAGGGGCAGACAGGATTATCCAAAAAGTGGGTGAAGAGGCTGTTGAGGTGGTAATTGCGGCAAAAAACAGGAACAAGGAAGAGATAAAAAACGAGTCGGCAGACCTGTTGTTTCATCTGCTTGTTCTTTTGTCGGAACAGGGGATCAACCAGGGCGAAGTGATTGAAACACTTATGGCGAGACACGGCAGGTAG
- the hisF gene encoding imidazole glycerol phosphate synthase subunit HisF encodes MPAKRIIPCLDVKEGRVVKGTNFVGLKDAGDAIELAALYSDSGADELVFLDITATLERRKTIFAFVEEVAKAISIPFTVGGGISELSDIEKLLRAGADKVSLNSSIVRNPGFITEAAYRFGSQAVVAAIDINLEGGQYPVYVSGGKKKTDFDGFIWCKEVENLGAGEILLTSMHCDGTRKGFDIDFLSRLQGEVNIPVIASGGAGNKQHFLDAFEKAGVDACLAAGLFHFGELAIPELKEFLRKNGVETRS; translated from the coding sequence ATGCCTGCTAAAAGGATAATCCCCTGCCTTGATGTCAAAGAGGGAAGGGTCGTAAAAGGAACAAATTTCGTCGGACTTAAAGATGCGGGTGATGCCATTGAACTCGCAGCCCTCTACTCTGACAGCGGAGCTGACGAACTGGTATTCCTCGACATCACCGCAACACTTGAGAGGAGGAAAACAATCTTCGCTTTTGTGGAAGAGGTTGCAAAAGCAATCTCAATACCTTTTACTGTTGGTGGAGGCATTTCGGAATTGTCTGACATTGAAAAACTGTTGAGGGCGGGAGCCGACAAGGTTTCATTGAACAGTTCGATTGTACGAAATCCCGGATTTATTACCGAAGCAGCTTACAGATTCGGGAGTCAGGCAGTTGTTGCCGCAATTGACATAAATCTTGAAGGCGGACAGTATCCCGTTTATGTTAGCGGCGGGAAGAAGAAGACAGATTTTGACGGTTTTATTTGGTGCAAAGAGGTGGAAAACCTTGGTGCGGGAGAGATACTTCTCACTTCCATGCACTGCGACGGTACAAGAAAAGGATTCGATATCGATTTCTTATCCCGTTTACAGGGTGAAGTGAATATCCCCGTTATTGCATCAGGTGGAGCAGGGAACAAGCAGCACTTCCTCGATGCCTTCGAAAAAGCGGGTGTGGATGCCTGTCTCGCTGCAGGATTGTTCCATTTTGGTGAACTCGCAATCCCCGAATTAAAAGAATTTTTAAGAAAGAATGGAGTTGAAACAAGATCATGA
- a CDS encoding ATP phosphoribosyltransferase: MFPLNNGNLKIAVQKKGRLTEKSIELLNMCGLGIDNYTDRLYISATNFPADILFLRDDDIPEYVQDGVADLGIVGENVITEKPVSIDLKEKLGFGKCRIMIAYPDSMQIDDVSGLVGKKIATTYPSILGRFLSENGIEARIIEISGSVEIAPALGIADVICDIVSTGNTLKLNKLKRGFTVFESEAALIASPALRDNPVKEQLVSDLLKRIRSVITARKSKYLMMNVPKASLEEVIKMIPASKSPTILPLFDESTVAVHAVVPSGYIWEVLDPLKNAGATGILVLPIENMIP, encoded by the coding sequence ATGTTTCCCCTCAATAATGGCAACTTAAAAATCGCGGTTCAGAAAAAAGGAAGGCTCACTGAAAAATCGATTGAGCTCCTGAATATGTGCGGACTCGGGATAGACAACTATACCGACCGCCTCTATATCTCTGCTACCAACTTTCCTGCGGACATTCTTTTCCTCAGGGATGATGATATCCCCGAATATGTTCAGGATGGCGTTGCCGACCTTGGTATAGTCGGTGAAAATGTAATAACTGAAAAGCCTGTATCGATAGACCTGAAGGAAAAACTCGGTTTCGGGAAGTGCCGTATTATGATCGCATACCCCGATTCGATGCAAATTGATGATGTTTCCGGGCTTGTCGGAAAGAAAATCGCAACCACATACCCCTCAATTCTTGGAAGATTTCTTTCTGAGAACGGTATCGAAGCAAGAATCATTGAGATTTCCGGTTCGGTGGAGATCGCTCCCGCTCTCGGTATCGCCGATGTAATCTGTGATATTGTCTCTACAGGCAACACACTCAAACTGAACAAATTAAAAAGGGGCTTTACTGTTTTTGAGTCGGAAGCCGCACTTATTGCATCCCCGGCGTTACGGGACAATCCGGTAAAAGAGCAACTCGTCTCCGATCTGTTGAAAAGAATAAGATCGGTGATTACTGCAAGAAAATCGAAATACTTGATGATGAATGTACCTAAAGCTTCACTTGAGGAGGTAATTAAAATGATTCCCGCTTCAAAAAGTCCGACTATTCTTCCGCTTTTTGATGAATCAACTGTCGCAGTTCATGCAGTTGTTCCGTCAGGATACATCTGGGAGGTACTCGACCCTCTTAAAAATGCGGGGGCTACGGGAATTCTGGTTCTGCCAATTGAAAACATGATACCGTAA
- a CDS encoding peptide chain release factor 3 has translation MTSISKQINSRKTFAIISHPDAGKTTLTEKLLLFGGAIQVAGAVKSNKIKKTATSDFLEIEKQRGISVTTSVMNFSYKGEKINLLDTPGHKDFAEDTYRTLTAVDSVILVIDCVKGVEEQTEKLMKVCRMRETPVIVFINKLDREGRDPVELLDEIEAKLDIRVRPLSWPLGMGKEFKGVYNIFENTFNFFSPSKQTVEKDVETFAGPRDPEFVKLFGKDAEKLDHELDLINGVYGDFVEEDYLNGSLAPVFFGSALNNFGVRELLDTFIKIAPNPRHRDSTKGRIEPESDNFSGFVFKIHANLDPKHRDRIAFLRVCSGKFERNKFYHHVRLDRNIRFANPATFMAQDKNLIEEAFPGDVIGLYDSGIFKIGDTLTEGEKFMFKGIPSFSPEIFKELVLNDPLKSKQLEKGILQLTDEGLAQVFLQTSTNRKVVGTVGELQFDVIQYRLINEYGADCRFRPLNYYRACWVKYDSIDDISELLRLRSHNLFHDKHKNLTFLAESVYQLELAKDKNPKAQFLFSIEHNSETVEMEKIA, from the coding sequence ATGACAAGTATATCAAAACAGATAAACAGCAGAAAAACTTTCGCAATTATAAGCCATCCCGATGCGGGAAAAACGACTTTAACCGAGAAGCTCCTCCTTTTTGGCGGTGCCATTCAGGTGGCAGGAGCGGTAAAATCAAACAAAATTAAGAAAACCGCCACCTCCGACTTTCTCGAGATAGAGAAGCAGCGCGGCATCTCTGTAACCACATCGGTGATGAACTTCAGTTACAAAGGGGAGAAAATCAATCTTCTCGATACTCCGGGTCACAAGGATTTTGCCGAGGATACCTACAGAACCCTGACAGCGGTCGACAGCGTAATTCTTGTTATCGATTGCGTAAAAGGTGTTGAGGAGCAGACCGAAAAACTGATGAAAGTCTGCCGGATGAGGGAAACCCCCGTGATTGTTTTTATAAACAAGCTTGACCGTGAAGGTCGCGACCCCGTTGAACTGCTGGATGAAATAGAGGCAAAACTTGATATCAGGGTAAGACCCCTTAGCTGGCCTCTCGGTATGGGAAAAGAGTTCAAGGGAGTTTACAATATTTTCGAAAATACATTCAACTTCTTCAGTCCGAGCAAACAAACAGTTGAAAAGGATGTGGAGACTTTCGCAGGTCCCCGTGATCCCGAATTTGTAAAACTTTTCGGGAAAGACGCTGAAAAACTTGATCATGAACTCGACCTTATCAACGGCGTTTACGGTGATTTTGTTGAAGAGGACTATCTGAACGGTTCGCTGGCCCCCGTCTTTTTTGGGAGCGCACTCAATAATTTCGGCGTCAGGGAACTGCTCGATACTTTTATTAAAATTGCACCCAACCCAAGACACCGCGATTCCACAAAAGGAAGAATTGAACCCGAAAGTGACAATTTCTCCGGATTTGTATTCAAGATTCACGCGAACCTTGACCCCAAACACCGCGACAGAATCGCCTTTCTTCGCGTTTGCTCGGGTAAATTCGAGAGAAATAAGTTTTATCACCATGTCCGTCTCGACAGGAATATCAGATTTGCTAATCCTGCAACCTTTATGGCACAGGACAAAAATCTGATTGAGGAAGCATTCCCCGGCGATGTTATCGGCCTTTATGATTCAGGCATCTTCAAGATCGGCGATACGCTTACCGAAGGGGAGAAGTTCATGTTCAAGGGAATTCCTTCCTTCTCGCCTGAGATTTTTAAGGAACTTGTCCTCAATGATCCGCTGAAATCGAAACAACTGGAGAAGGGAATTCTGCAATTGACCGATGAAGGTCTGGCACAGGTATTTCTGCAGACCTCGACAAACAGAAAAGTGGTCGGCACTGTCGGCGAACTCCAGTTTGATGTTATCCAGTATCGCCTGATCAACGAGTATGGTGCGGACTGCCGATTTAGACCGCTAAACTATTACAGAGCCTGCTGGGTTAAATATGATTCCATCGACGACATTTCAGAATTGCTGCGGCTTCGCTCCCACAATCTTTTCCACGACAAACACAAAAACCTCACATTTCTTGCCGAATCGGTCTATCAGCTTGAACTGGCAAAGGATAAAAATCCAAAAGCGCAGTTTCTTTTCAGCATCGAACACAACTCCGAGACCGTTGAAATGGAAAAGATTGCTTAA
- the hisD gene encoding histidinol dehydrogenase, whose product MKKIDATNLTKDILGGVTARTGLDISSARKTAEAIISEVKSDGLKAVIKYAEKFDRFRRVSIRLTKDEIEDAIKGLDSRSKNAIQLAFDNILAFHKPQKPVDYSVETAEGVLCERKFIPIENVGLYIPGGSAVLPSTVLMLGVPAMIAGCKRVVLVTPASEKVEPAVLYAANLCGISEIYAVGGAQAVAMLAYGVEGVDRVDKIFGPGNQFVTAAKMAVSTDGSGCSIDMPAGPSELLIIADETADARFVAADLLSQAEHGTDSQTILLSTSEMLIDEVEQELAQQMSLLPRKKEMEGSLSNSRLVKVANIEDAFTISNKYAPEHLIINTKDARMLKSKVINAGSVFIGQWSPESAGDYASGTNHSLPTSGYARATGGVAVESFMKGITFQELSRDGLKRISETVVTLAEIEKLDAHAAAVTTRMSL is encoded by the coding sequence ATGAAAAAAATTGATGCAACAAATCTTACCAAAGATATTCTCGGCGGAGTGACTGCCAGAACGGGACTCGATATCTCATCTGCCCGGAAGACAGCGGAAGCCATAATCTCCGAAGTAAAGTCAGATGGACTAAAGGCAGTAATTAAATATGCAGAAAAATTTGACAGATTCAGAAGGGTTAGTATCCGGCTCACTAAAGACGAGATCGAGGATGCGATTAAGGGGCTTGACTCACGGTCAAAAAATGCGATTCAGTTGGCTTTTGATAATATTCTTGCATTCCACAAACCGCAAAAACCCGTCGATTATTCCGTTGAAACAGCAGAAGGTGTTTTGTGTGAGAGAAAATTTATTCCGATTGAAAATGTTGGGTTATATATTCCCGGTGGTTCTGCTGTGCTCCCTTCAACCGTACTTATGCTTGGGGTGCCTGCCATGATTGCAGGGTGTAAACGGGTTGTATTGGTTACTCCCGCATCTGAAAAAGTTGAGCCTGCTGTATTATACGCCGCAAACCTTTGCGGAATTTCTGAAATATACGCGGTCGGTGGTGCCCAGGCTGTTGCGATGCTTGCTTACGGAGTGGAAGGAGTGGATAGAGTTGATAAAATTTTCGGTCCCGGTAATCAGTTCGTTACTGCCGCAAAAATGGCAGTCTCGACAGACGGCTCAGGTTGCTCCATCGATATGCCGGCAGGTCCGAGCGAACTGTTGATAATTGCCGATGAAACAGCCGATGCCCGGTTTGTAGCTGCAGATCTACTTTCACAGGCTGAACACGGGACTGATTCCCAGACAATTCTTCTATCCACCTCTGAAATGCTTATTGATGAAGTGGAACAGGAACTTGCCCAACAGATGTCCCTTCTCCCAAGGAAGAAAGAAATGGAAGGCAGCCTTTCCAACAGCCGGCTGGTGAAGGTGGCAAACATTGAAGATGCGTTTACGATTTCCAATAAATATGCCCCCGAGCACCTGATAATCAACACAAAAGATGCACGCATGCTAAAGAGTAAAGTCATAAATGCGGGATCGGTATTCATTGGTCAGTGGTCTCCCGAAAGTGCCGGTGATTACGCTTCAGGGACAAATCACTCACTTCCCACATCGGGTTATGCCCGCGCAACGGGAGGTGTAGCTGTCGAATCATTTATGAAAGGAATTACTTTTCAGGAACTGAGCAGAGATGGATTGAAAAGGATTTCCGAAACAGTGGTCACACTGGCAGAAATTGAGAAACTGGATGCCCACGCTGCTGCCGTAACAACAAGGATGTCACTATGA
- a CDS encoding tryptophan-rich sensory protein, which translates to MNKFLKILVAVSIPLLVGSIAGLATTPNIKSWYMYLNKPVFSPPNWIFGPMWSLLYILMGVGLYLIWESEKGGLRTRALKVFFIQLAFNFAWSFIFFEFRLIGVAFFEIILVWISVLAMILTFYPVNKKAALLQIPYILWVTFASALNGAIWILNK; encoded by the coding sequence ATGAATAAGTTTCTCAAAATACTCGTTGCTGTCTCAATTCCCCTTCTGGTTGGAAGTATAGCCGGACTCGCAACCACGCCAAACATAAAGTCGTGGTATATGTATTTGAACAAACCCGTTTTCAGCCCGCCTAACTGGATTTTTGGTCCAATGTGGTCTTTGCTGTACATTCTTATGGGAGTTGGATTATACCTGATCTGGGAATCAGAAAAGGGTGGATTGCGAACCAGAGCCTTGAAAGTCTTTTTTATCCAACTGGCATTCAATTTCGCATGGAGTTTCATCTTTTTTGAGTTCCGTCTCATCGGAGTGGCTTTTTTCGAGATTATCCTCGTTTGGATTTCGGTACTTGCGATGATTCTCACCTTTTACCCCGTAAATAAAAAGGCAGCACTTCTGCAAATTCCGTACATTCTTTGGGTTACTTTCGCTTCCGCGCTTAATGGAGCGATCTGGATTTTGAACAAATAA
- a CDS encoding DUF255 domain-containing protein translates to MKFYIRISVLFLLLSGVMIPQSLKWYTPAEGFAKAAKENKTVLLDAYTEWCGWCKVMDTATYGKQNVIDLLNKDFVCIKYNPETDGNISIAGKSFTPEQFGKSFKISGYPATAFYTSKGEFIQTITGYIEQEEFATKILPFILSGEAFKTNYGSMKYLKALDEFAKQGMNSSLKLAYALVYFEVEGDEAKAVNTVKEIEQTDSLFWLAGEILAYFNDRENYELSPKGQEKIQEIVQQYLRVE, encoded by the coding sequence ATGAAATTTTACATCAGGATATCCGTCCTTTTTCTTCTCTTAAGCGGCGTTATGATTCCCCAGTCTTTGAAGTGGTACACCCCCGCTGAAGGATTTGCCAAAGCAGCAAAGGAGAATAAAACTGTTCTACTCGATGCCTACACTGAATGGTGCGGCTGGTGCAAGGTTATGGATACAGCCACATACGGCAAGCAAAATGTTATAGATTTGCTTAACAAGGACTTTGTATGCATCAAATACAATCCTGAGACCGACGGCAACATTTCAATAGCGGGAAAATCATTCACTCCTGAACAATTCGGCAAATCATTTAAGATTTCGGGTTATCCAGCCACTGCTTTCTATACTTCCAAGGGTGAATTTATTCAAACAATTACCGGATATATTGAGCAGGAAGAATTTGCGACAAAGATACTTCCCTTCATTCTTAGCGGAGAGGCTTTCAAAACAAATTACGGCTCGATGAAATACCTCAAGGCTCTTGACGAATTTGCAAAACAGGGAATGAATTCATCGTTGAAACTTGCATACGCTCTTGTCTATTTTGAAGTGGAGGGGGATGAAGCAAAAGCAGTAAATACTGTAAAAGAGATTGAGCAAACCGATAGCCTCTTCTGGCTTGCTGGTGAAATTCTCGCCTACTTTAACGACCGTGAAAATTACGAACTGAGCCCAAAAGGACAGGAAAAAATTCAGGAAATAGTGCAGCAGTATCTCAGAGTAGAATAA
- the hisC gene encoding histidinol-phosphate transaminase encodes MIKTIIRKHLVDVKPYSSARDLYKGEDYTFLDANENPLASMNGLSDPDLCRYPDPAQTALRERLAAYLQIKSENLFFGVGSDEIIDLLVKLFCDPGKDEVLTITPSYGMYETVCNIHNIRIKTSELEEDGFTLNANKLLEMVTDSTKIIFLCSPNNPTGNLLERMEVIKITEKFRGLVVVDEAYIGFGNGDGFIKDSITIPNLCVMRTFSKVYGLAGARIGYLCGNTELVDYLFKIKAPYSINKLTEKKLLETIDRIPFFAKSLDEIVKLRKYLADLLVQFPAVEKVFPSDANFLLVKVQDSGFLCSELAKRKIIIRDRSSQSLLKNCVRISVGTKEEIALLISVMSEIYSFYPEITGFDNPAQNGRFAVTQRKTKETDIAIEVRLDEPGNSQISTGIGFFDHMLDQIARHGNIGLKIKVNGDLGIDEHHTVEDTGIVLGETLLKALGNKAGIQRYGFWIPMDDSEASCAIDLGGRTHLKFKAKFKREFIGEFPAELAEEFFRAMASGMKANIVIKASGKNDHHKIEAIFKAFAKALNEAARLDERTQGSLPSTKGVL; translated from the coding sequence ATGATAAAAACGATTATTCGAAAACACCTCGTGGATGTTAAACCATACTCATCCGCACGGGACCTCTATAAAGGAGAAGACTATACATTTCTTGATGCAAATGAAAATCCACTTGCATCGATGAACGGACTTTCCGACCCCGACCTTTGCAGATACCCCGACCCCGCTCAAACTGCCCTTCGGGAACGGCTTGCAGCGTATCTGCAAATAAAAAGCGAAAACCTTTTCTTCGGAGTGGGAAGTGACGAGATAATCGACCTTCTGGTAAAACTGTTCTGTGATCCGGGTAAGGACGAGGTTTTGACCATTACACCCTCTTACGGGATGTATGAAACAGTCTGCAATATCCATAATATCAGAATCAAAACCAGTGAGCTGGAAGAAGATGGATTTACGCTGAATGCCAATAAACTCCTTGAAATGGTAACAGATTCGACTAAAATTATTTTCCTTTGCTCACCCAACAATCCAACTGGCAATCTTTTGGAGCGAATGGAAGTAATTAAGATAACAGAAAAGTTTCGCGGTCTGGTTGTGGTTGATGAAGCATACATCGGTTTTGGAAATGGTGACGGGTTTATAAAAGACTCGATAACAATCCCAAACCTCTGTGTAATGAGAACATTTTCAAAGGTTTATGGTCTTGCCGGTGCCAGAATCGGGTATCTTTGCGGAAATACGGAACTCGTGGATTACCTCTTCAAGATTAAGGCACCATACTCGATCAACAAGCTGACCGAAAAGAAACTCCTTGAAACGATCGACAGGATTCCTTTTTTTGCAAAATCTCTCGATGAGATAGTTAAACTCAGGAAATACCTTGCCGATCTGCTGGTTCAGTTCCCCGCAGTTGAAAAAGTGTTTCCATCCGATGCCAACTTCCTTCTTGTGAAGGTGCAGGATTCCGGTTTTCTATGCAGCGAGCTGGCTAAAAGAAAGATAATTATCAGGGATCGTTCCTCACAATCACTGTTGAAGAACTGTGTAAGGATCTCCGTCGGTACAAAGGAGGAAATAGCCCTCCTCATAAGTGTGATGTCGGAAATATACTCTTTTTACCCTGAAATCACCGGGTTTGATAATCCCGCTCAAAACGGCCGTTTTGCAGTTACACAAAGAAAAACAAAGGAAACCGACATTGCGATTGAAGTAAGGCTTGATGAACCCGGCAATTCACAAATCTCAACCGGAATCGGATTTTTTGATCACATGCTCGACCAGATTGCAAGGCACGGAAATATCGGACTGAAAATAAAGGTGAACGGTGATCTCGGAATTGACGAACACCACACTGTCGAAGACACCGGTATAGTTCTCGGTGAGACACTTCTAAAAGCACTCGGAAACAAAGCAGGAATACAAAGGTATGGATTCTGGATTCCTATGGATGATTCCGAAGCAAGCTGTGCAATCGACCTCGGTGGAAGAACACATCTTAAGTTTAAGGCAAAGTTTAAGAGGGAGTTCATCGGTGAGTTTCCTGCCGAACTGGCGGAGGAGTTTTTCAGAGCCATGGCATCCGGAATGAAAGCAAACATCGTTATAAAGGCAAGCGGGAAAAATGATCATCATAAAATCGAAGCGATATTCAAAGCATTTGCAAAAGCATTAAATGAAGCTGCCCGACTTGACGAGAGAACTCAAGGTTCCCTCCCCTCAACAAAGGGGGTGTTGTGA
- the hisH gene encoding imidazole glycerol phosphate synthase subunit HisH: MTGIIDYGAGNTASVGYALSRLGADFIVSSSTDELEKCDKLILPGVGSARFAMESLREKGLVDLMKGWKKPFLGICLGMQLLVDHSEEGDIDCLGVIPGKCILFDRGKTKVPLMGWNKVTFKDPFGLFNGLKSGEWFYFAHSYYLPVSSFTIAESENGGQYSAAIQKDNFFGVQFHPEKSSTQGKQTLQNFIEMEVKC; encoded by the coding sequence GTGACAGGAATTATCGATTATGGTGCAGGCAATACTGCGTCGGTGGGTTATGCCCTCTCCCGGCTTGGTGCTGATTTCATTGTTTCTTCCTCAACTGATGAACTCGAAAAATGCGACAAACTGATTCTCCCCGGGGTTGGCTCCGCCCGCTTTGCGATGGAGAGTCTGAGAGAAAAAGGACTGGTCGATCTGATGAAGGGCTGGAAAAAACCGTTTCTCGGTATCTGCCTTGGGATGCAACTGCTTGTTGACCACTCTGAGGAGGGGGATATCGATTGTCTCGGTGTCATTCCGGGGAAATGCATTCTCTTCGACAGGGGTAAAACAAAGGTGCCTCTGATGGGGTGGAACAAGGTGACTTTCAAAGATCCATTTGGACTTTTTAACGGATTAAAAAGTGGTGAATGGTTCTACTTTGCCCACTCGTATTACCTTCCCGTCTCATCGTTTACGATTGCTGAATCTGAAAACGGCGGGCAATATTCAGCGGCGATTCAGAAAGACAATTTTTTTGGCGTTCAGTTTCATCCCGAAAAGTCATCGACACAGGGAAAGCAAACGCTTCAAAATTTTATTGAAATGGAGGTAAAATGTTAG
- a CDS encoding pirin family protein → METNPIIAVVPLSFQWPVLDPFIFCAHHNDHYPRGNGEMGPAASLEGRRLGEDFVVKDGWRMYHGESVPGFPAHPHRGFETVTVVMQGFVDHSDSHKQAGRYGNGDVQWMTAGSGLQHSEMFPLINEDKENPLELFQVWLNLPREKKMAPPYFKMLWADEIPVVTVKDETGLKTEINLIAGRIGDVQAPAPAPDSWAANPENEVAIWTIKMEPGAVWEIPKASENAFRVIFFYRGASILVEETLVNEYTAVQLKADSSVKITAGETDCFIFLLQGMPINEPVYQYGPFVMNTKAEITKAFVDFDQTQFGGWPWERRDNVFPKDVERFAEHIDGRKEIK, encoded by the coding sequence ATGGAAACAAACCCGATAATTGCAGTCGTACCGCTTAGTTTTCAATGGCCCGTTTTGGATCCGTTTATTTTTTGCGCACATCACAACGACCACTATCCCCGCGGAAATGGTGAAATGGGTCCTGCAGCTTCCCTTGAGGGAAGACGCCTCGGTGAGGATTTTGTGGTGAAAGACGGGTGGCGGATGTATCACGGTGAATCAGTTCCCGGGTTTCCGGCACATCCACACAGAGGATTTGAGACTGTTACTGTGGTGATGCAAGGATTTGTTGATCATTCCGACTCTCACAAACAGGCCGGCAGATACGGTAACGGCGATGTTCAGTGGATGACGGCAGGAAGCGGACTTCAGCACTCGGAAATGTTTCCTCTGATCAACGAGGATAAGGAAAATCCTCTCGAACTGTTCCAGGTGTGGTTAAACCTTCCGCGCGAAAAGAAAATGGCTCCCCCTTACTTTAAAATGTTGTGGGCGGATGAAATTCCCGTTGTAACCGTAAAGGATGAGACAGGTCTTAAAACAGAAATCAACCTGATAGCTGGTAGAATTGGCGATGTTCAGGCACCCGCACCGGCTCCTGATTCGTGGGCTGCAAATCCGGAAAATGAAGTGGCAATCTGGACAATTAAAATGGAGCCCGGAGCGGTCTGGGAGATACCCAAAGCCTCTGAAAACGCATTCAGAGTCATCTTCTTTTACAGAGGAGCATCCATCCTCGTGGAAGAAACACTTGTAAATGAATATACTGCAGTACAGTTAAAAGCCGATTCTTCAGTAAAGATTACCGCAGGCGAAACAGATTGCTTCATTTTTCTGCTTCAGGGTATGCCCATAAATGAACCGGTATATCAGTATGGCCCTTTTGTTATGAATACAAAAGCCGAAATAACTAAAGCTTTTGTCGATTTTGACCAGACTCAATTCGGTGGCTGGCCCTGGGAAAGGCGCGACAATGTTTTCCCCAAAGATGTCGAACGGTTTGCCGAGCATATCGACGGAAGAAAAGAAATAAAATAA
- the hisA gene encoding 1-(5-phosphoribosyl)-5-[(5-phosphoribosylamino)methylideneamino]imidazole-4-carboxamide isomerase — MLVIPAMDILDGKVVRLVKGEFDSVTTYSSTLVKVVEKFVEAGFNRLHIVDLSGARERKPRIMNLVREIKSLFPVEIQSGGGVRTLDDALRVLESGVDFLVAGSISVKNRDIFEKITSEIGANAIISASDSRDGMIAVDGWESTSVIRLEDQISYCRSLGINSFLVTDISKDGTLEGTNLSLYKKLVKDFPGIFLIASGGVKDKTDLQQLKESNVPSVVVGKAYYENKITLEEMKDAC; from the coding sequence ATGTTAGTCATTCCGGCAATGGATATCCTTGACGGGAAAGTGGTTCGACTCGTAAAAGGAGAATTTGACTCCGTCACCACATATTCCTCTACACTCGTTAAGGTTGTGGAAAAATTCGTTGAGGCAGGATTTAACAGGCTTCACATCGTGGATCTCTCAGGCGCAAGGGAGCGAAAACCCCGGATTATGAACCTTGTCAGGGAGATAAAATCTCTGTTTCCTGTGGAAATTCAGTCGGGCGGTGGAGTAAGAACGCTCGATGATGCACTTCGGGTTTTGGAAAGCGGAGTGGATTTTCTTGTCGCAGGCTCCATTTCCGTGAAAAACAGAGACATTTTTGAAAAAATTACAAGTGAGATTGGTGCAAACGCAATTATTTCCGCGAGTGATTCGAGAGACGGCATGATTGCTGTTGACGGCTGGGAATCGACTTCGGTTATCAGACTTGAGGATCAAATCAGCTACTGCCGGTCACTCGGAATAAATTCATTCCTTGTCACCGATATCAGCAAGGACGGGACCCTCGAGGGGACAAATCTGTCACTCTATAAAAAGCTTGTTAAAGATTTCCCCGGCATATTCCTGATCGCTTCGGGTGGGGTAAAAGACAAAACCGACCTTCAACAATTAAAAGAAAGCAATGTCCCCTCTGTTGTGGTCGGGAAAGCGTACTATGAAAACAAAATCACCCTCGAGGAGATGAAAGATGCCTGCTAA